The DNA sequence AGCTCGGCCAACTTGGCCTCGCTGCGGCCAACCAGGATGGGTTCAACCTGGACGCGACTGCCGTCGGCGAGGAGCACCCCGCCTTGCTCGCGGATGGCGAGGATCGAACGCAGCAGGTGCTGGCGGTAGCCCATACGGCCAGAGACGCCGTTCATGATGATGCCGATGGTCGACGTTGACACTGGGTACTCCTTGATTTGTGCGAATGTGGAAAGCGCTTACCAGAGAGTACAGGGACGTCTGTCACAGGGTCAAGTCATGCGAAACCGGGGACGTTCATCCGCGCGCCCGACGGACGGAACTGTCGAAGCACGCAATCCGAGATGCCCGCGCTTCACCCGCCAAGTGCTCTACGGGCCTGCTCGACTAACGCCTGAGTCCGGGAGTCGACTCTCGAAGCAGAACGTGGCCGCTTACCGTCACAGACGACGGCATCTCGCCATCATTGTCGAGGGCAAGCTCAAGAGCAGACGCACCGATTCGATCCAGAGGCAACGCCACAGTTGTCAACCGCGGGCTGACATCTCTGAGAAGGGGGATGTCGTCGAACCCGGCGACCGCCACATCTATACCTGGAGTGAGCCCTGCGTCGCGAATCGCTGAGATGGCACCGATCGCCATCACGTCCGTGACTGCGAAAACACATTCAGGTCGGCGTCCGGAGGCAAGCAAGTCCGCGGTCGCCTCATACCCGCCATCACGGGAGAACGATTGGTTGTGCACCGTCGCGCCCGGCGCGATTGATGCGAAGCCAGCGACCCGATCACGAACCGTGGACAGTTCGGCTGGTCCTGCGACGATCGCGAAGTCCGAGTATCCGATCTCGCTTAGCGTGCGCGCGAGATCTGCCGCACCTTCGTGATTTCCGACGACAACACTCCGAAGTCCTGGGGCTTCCGGCCCGATGATCGCGAGCTGATTGATCGCCTCGAAGGCCGACCAGTCTGCGGTCGCGTCGCGGCTCGACGCGAACAGCACCGCTCGCGGTCGCTGCGCTCGCAACGCAGTCAACGTCTCCGCTTCGAGCTGTTGCGCGTCCGGCTGATTATCGTGAGGCAATGTGGCAATGGTGACAATCAGCCCACGCAACTTCGCGACATCCATCACCCCGGCCGCGATCGACGCGAAGTACGGGTCGGCGATGTCGCCGACAACGAGTGCAACCGTGTTGTTGGATCCGCGCGCAACGGCCTGAGCCTGAGCGTTGACGCTGTAGCCGAGTTCAACTGCGGCCGCTTCCACTCGCTGCTTGAGCTCAGGTCTGACGGTTCGCGCCGACGGGTGCAGGGCACGCGATGCGGTCGCCAAAGACACCCCAGCGTGGGCTGCGACGTCGGCGAGAGTTGGCGCTGAAAGGGAAGTCACGCCGTCACGCTACTGCATGAGGGAAGCGCTTCCCCAGATCGATTTGTGCTCGACCGCCCGCGACTTCGCTGGTGCTGCTCTCCGAAGCCGTCCGGCGACGGGCCGAAACGCAAGCCACGCAAATGGTACGTTCAGCAGCAAGCCGGTTGTCACCAATTGACATTCGCAGCTCGGCAATCGCGCGATAGCTTCGGAGGGGCGATGCGACTAGTAAGGACCGACCTTGTTGCCGGTATCCCGGCCCCGGAAGCACGCGAAATCGCCAGGCGAATGTCCTCGACAGGTCATATCAGTCGTGTCGCAAGGATCGTCGGCGACGACCAGGCTCAGTTGGCCATCAACGCGTTGACCTCCGCAGGATACCTCGAACCCGCGGGCGATGACGATGCGGACATGTGGGTAACGACGATCGCCGGAAACGCACTTGCCCAAGCAAGTTTCGGCAAACCAATCAGCCGAAAGACAGCCGACCGACTCGTCGCAGAATTGGTGGAACGAGCCAAGAAGTTCAACGCAGATCCGACGTACGTTGTGTCCGTCGCCCGGTTACGTGTCTTCGGAAGTTATCAACGAGAGGATGTCGATCCGCTCGGAGACGTTGACGTTGAACTCATCATCGCGTTCCGGCCGAACGAGGAGGAACGGACCGGTGCGGTCAAGCGCTACAGCAAGGCGTCTGGACGTCGATTCAACAGTTATCTCGATGAGCTCTTCTGGCCCGAAACCGAACTACGGCAGATTCTGAAGAACCGGTCAGCCGCAATCAACATCACCCAGGAGAACGTCGACCTGCTCACCGACCGAGTGCGCACGATTTATGCGATCGAGGAAGACAAGTCTGCGCTTCCCGCGAATGGGGGACGTCGCGCCTTCGGGTGAAACGAGAGCCTCCGGATTGCGGTAGACACTCCACAGTAGGGTGACCAGCAACATGAAAACTGAAAACCTCAACTCCGCCGCCGCGGACGAGGACACCCTCATAAGCGTCTCATTCGGTTTGGCTTCCAGCCCAGGAACGTATGCGCTCCTCGTAGGCGCGGGCGTGTCCAAAGGCGCCGGCCTTCCGTCCGCATGGGATGTCCTCGTGGACCTGACCGGTAGAGTCGCCGACTTGAAGGGCGAGACGCCGGACGATCCCGTGCGTTGGTATGAGGAAACGTTCGAGACAGTGACGACCTACGAGTCCGTCCTAGAACGGCTAGCGCCGACGACGTACGAACGTCAAGCTTTGCTGCGCACCTACTTCGAGCCCAATCCCGAGGAGGACGGCAGCGCGGAACCCACTGAAGCGCATCGGGCGATTGCGCGGCTAGTCAGTGAAGGCGCTGTCCGTGTGATCGTGACCCTGAACTTTGACCGGCTCATTGAACGGGCGCTCCGTGAGGCCGGCATTGAACCGTTGGTGATCGCGAGCGAAGCGGACATCGCAGGGATGCCGCCGCTACACACCGCCCCCTGTTGTGTCGTCCATTTACACGGTGACTACTTGAACCCGCCGTCGATGCTGAACACGGTCGAGGAGCTTTCAGAGTACGGGGACGATCGCAGACAGCTACTCGAACGGATCCTCACCGATTACGGTCTCATTGCCGCCGGCTGGTCGGCGGTGTACGACCGCGCCCTTCGCGAGGCCATTAAACAAAGTTATCCAGGTCGGTACACACTGACTTGGATCGAGCCGGGAACCCCCGGCGAGGAAGCGACACAGTTGCGCCTGTCGAAGAACGGTGTTCTCGTCCAAACGGACGCTGACAGGGGATTCGGTCGCCTCGCCGACGCGGTGCAGTCGATGCGTTCTCGCCACGCTCGCCACCCGCTGACCTTGGCCACTGCCGTAGAGACAGCGAAGCGTGAACTCGCGGGCGGAAAGGTGAGCATCAGCTTGCACGACACAATAGCGGCGGAATTCCGCAGACTCTATGAGCTGGAGGACATCCGCAACCCGTCAGGCAGTTCCGATTCGGCTCTCAGCGACATTGTCGCTCGCATCGACGAAGCCGCTGAGGTCGTCGATGGGCTGATCGCCACGCTGGCTTACTGGGGAGACGAGGTTACCGACAGATGGTGGATAGACGAACTGCCCCGATTCGCCCAGGCTGGTGAAGGTAGCGGGTCCACACTGTTGTTGGAGCGTCGCCTCATCGCCGGATCAGCGATGTTTTACACGGCCGGTGTGGCCGCAGTCGCTGCTCAACGCTATGGCTTGTTGAGGCAACTGTTCACGCTGACTCGTGAGAGCCAGTTCACGGGAAGGCGTGAACCGTTGGCCAGCTGCCTGGCCATCGACCATTTCACGGTAAATATCCCCGAAGGCGGGCGGCGCCCGTATTCGGTCGTGGCACCGATCCTCGACGAGGCGTTCCCCGTGCCGGCAGAGAAGCGGGAGCAATGGTGGCAACTTTTCGAGGTGCTTCGGAATGCGGCGCTGCTGATGGACGACACACTCTTCCAGCGTGATTATCTGGACTACGCCCACACGAGAAAGGCGCTCGGCAACGCCGAACAGTCACGAACAGGTGCTATACGGCTGGGTAACTCGGTCAACAAGGCTGCCGCCGAACAGAGAATCAGCGAAGCCCAAAAGAGCTTGAAAGAGCAACTCCGCGAAATAACGCGGCTGGTATTTCCGACCCCTGTTCATCTGCGAGCCGCGATGAGTGGAGAACGTAACAGCTACTTGATCCCGGTGGCGGAGCAGTTGGCTGCGGAACTCGCGGTAGATGGACAGCGGCATCCGCTAATTCGGACTGGATTCGCGGACGAGGCAGAACGCCTTGAGTGCGCCGTGCTAGCGGTCAGCATCAAGTTTGGCGAACTGGGACGCGAAACAGCGCGAGGCCGCATCCATAGCGGAGCAGGCTTTGGAGTCATCGCTTCGAAAGTCTGGCTGGATTCCGTTTTCTGAATCCGACCTACGGAAAGCAAGCTCCTGAAGCGGTGGCAGCACAGGCGCACGAACCTTAACGAAAAACTGCCTCTGACCTGGATATTTGTTACAGAGTGGAGCACCCCCAGATTACTGTCATCAACTCTGATACTTAGACCCGACCGTGGGTTGGCGAGATCCCAGTAATTCATTGATCGCAACTGCGTGAGATTGATCCTTGGGCGTGAGACCGATCACGGCACCACCGACATCCGTACCTCCGAACTGGGTACATCCGCACGGCGTGTCGACCCTCCCGGACGGCGTGTCGGCCTCCCCGACGGCGTGTCGCGGACGGCCTCCCGCGCCCACTACTGTCTGACTATGCGACTCGGAGTCCTCGATGTGGGATCGAACACCGTCCACCTTCTCGTCGTCGACGCGCACCCGGGCGCCCGCCCGCTCCCCGCGGCCACGCACAAGTCGGTCCTGCGCCTCATGCGCTACATCACCGAGGACGGCGCGATCAGCCCCGAGGGCGAGACGGCGATCCTCGACGCCATCCGCTCGGCGGTGGAGGTCGGCCGCGCCGAGGGCATCGAGGAACTGCTGCCGTTCGCCACCTCGGCGATCCGGGAGGCCGCCAACGGCCCCGCGATCCTGGCCCGCATCCTGGACGAGACGGGCGTCGACCTCCAGGTGCTCTCCGGCGAGGACGAGGCCCGGCTGACGTTCCTCGCGGTGCACCGCTGGTCGGGCTGGTCGGCCGGCTCCATCCTCCTGATGGACATCGGCGGCGGCTCGCTGGAGATCGCGGCGGGCGTGGACGAGTACCCGGACACCGCGGTGTCCCTCCCGCTCGGCGCCGGCCGCAGCACCATCGGCTTCCTGCACCAGGACCCGCCGACCGCCGACCAGCTCACGGCGCTCCGCGACCACGCCAGGACGACGATCGCCGATGCCGTCGGCCGCTTCACCGACCGCGGCCCCGCGCACGTCATCGGCACCTCCAAGACCATCCGCTCGCTCGCCCGCCTGGCCGGATCGACCGCGAGCGGCCCGGGCGGGACGGAGCGCAGCCTCCTGCGCCGCTCGGAGCTCTCCGACTGGGTTCCGCGTCTGGCGCAGCTGACCGCGGACGCCCGCACGGCGCTGCCGGGGATCACCGCCGACCGGACGTTCCAGATCGTGGCGGGCGGCGTCGTGCTGCGCGAGGCGATGCGCGCGTTCGACGTGCCGGTGCTCGAGGTGTGCCCGTGGGCGCTGCGGGAAGGGATCATCCTGCGGTATCTCGACCACCTGGACTGAGGAGCGGCGGCCGGCGGCGCTTCTGCGTCCGCGTCTCCTCCGCGGCCGCCGGCCCAGAGCGGGAAGAAGCCAGCCACGCTCAGCGCCGCGCCTACGGGGTGAGCCCCGCCGCCTTCGCCAACAGCACCCCGCGCTCGGCGTCGTTCGCGCACAGCTCCGCCGCGCGCCGGTAC is a window from the Leifsonia shinshuensis genome containing:
- a CDS encoding LacI family DNA-binding transcriptional regulator is translated as MTSLSAPTLADVAAHAGVSLATASRALHPSARTVRPELKQRVEAAAVELGYSVNAQAQAVARGSNNTVALVVGDIADPYFASIAAGVMDVAKLRGLIVTIATLPHDNQPDAQQLEAETLTALRAQRPRAVLFASSRDATADWSAFEAINQLAIIGPEAPGLRSVVVGNHEGAADLARTLSEIGYSDFAIVAGPAELSTVRDRVAGFASIAPGATVHNQSFSRDGGYEATADLLASGRRPECVFAVTDVMAIGAISAIRDAGLTPGIDVAVAGFDDIPLLRDVSPRLTTVALPLDRIGASALELALDNDGEMPSSVTVSGHVLLRESTPGLRR
- a CDS encoding SIR2 family protein — encoded protein: MTSNMKTENLNSAAADEDTLISVSFGLASSPGTYALLVGAGVSKGAGLPSAWDVLVDLTGRVADLKGETPDDPVRWYEETFETVTTYESVLERLAPTTYERQALLRTYFEPNPEEDGSAEPTEAHRAIARLVSEGAVRVIVTLNFDRLIERALREAGIEPLVIASEADIAGMPPLHTAPCCVVHLHGDYLNPPSMLNTVEELSEYGDDRRQLLERILTDYGLIAAGWSAVYDRALREAIKQSYPGRYTLTWIEPGTPGEEATQLRLSKNGVLVQTDADRGFGRLADAVQSMRSRHARHPLTLATAVETAKRELAGGKVSISLHDTIAAEFRRLYELEDIRNPSGSSDSALSDIVARIDEAAEVVDGLIATLAYWGDEVTDRWWIDELPRFAQAGEGSGSTLLLERRLIAGSAMFYTAGVAAVAAQRYGLLRQLFTLTRESQFTGRREPLASCLAIDHFTVNIPEGGRRPYSVVAPILDEAFPVPAEKREQWWQLFEVLRNAALLMDDTLFQRDYLDYAHTRKALGNAEQSRTGAIRLGNSVNKAAAEQRISEAQKSLKEQLREITRLVFPTPVHLRAAMSGERNSYLIPVAEQLAAELAVDGQRHPLIRTGFADEAERLECAVLAVSIKFGELGRETARGRIHSGAGFGVIASKVWLDSVF
- a CDS encoding Ppx/GppA phosphatase family protein is translated as MRLGVLDVGSNTVHLLVVDAHPGARPLPAATHKSVLRLMRYITEDGAISPEGETAILDAIRSAVEVGRAEGIEELLPFATSAIREAANGPAILARILDETGVDLQVLSGEDEARLTFLAVHRWSGWSAGSILLMDIGGGSLEIAAGVDEYPDTAVSLPLGAGRSTIGFLHQDPPTADQLTALRDHARTTIADAVGRFTDRGPAHVIGTSKTIRSLARLAGSTASGPGGTERSLLRRSELSDWVPRLAQLTADARTALPGITADRTFQIVAGGVVLREAMRAFDVPVLEVCPWALREGIILRYLDHLD